One window of the Perca fluviatilis chromosome 5, GENO_Pfluv_1.0, whole genome shotgun sequence genome contains the following:
- the si:dkey-151g10.3 gene encoding serine/threonine-protein kinase WNK2 isoform X5: MDRGRRTRSRRAGPTHKGRGHAAPPQTSPPPTLRRGKRQEEEGGGGGGGGGGGGEASQEGKENPVRPISFSTPCLLVDTGQKRLRREKRFFRKSVEICEEDNEVEVLPEAPHSAPHLELRSDSVFTSSVQQQGAASSCAAMGHDPSFPSSSQEPGKEVPSSAPTQRGKERDREQEEEAEMKAVATSPGGRFLKFDIELGRGAFKTVYKGLDTETWVEVAWCELQDRKLTKAEQQRFKEEAEMLKGLQHPNIVRFYDSWESVLRGKKCIVLVTELMTSGTLKTYLKRFKVMKPKVLRSWCRQILKGLHFLHTRTPPIVHRDLKCDNIFITGPTGSVKIGDLGLATLMRTSFAKSVIGTPEFMAPEMYEEHYDESVDVYAFGMCMLEMATSEYPYSECQNAAQIYRKVTSGIKPASFDKVNDPEIKEIIECCIRQNKSQRLSIRDLLNHAFFGEDTGVRVELAEEDTGTQDCLALRIWVEDPKKLKGKHKDNEAIEFSYDLENDSAEEVALEMVKSGFFHESDAKVVGKSIRDRVNLIKKSRERRQQQQLLQQQQGFEERRDSTLTSYTLSHPSCPSSLGPGAAGQTGGGGGQESEEPPEVDQHVRQQPIFSGTNLSLPEGESIGSASCESYASGQSQAYCQQGQSYTHSQTALPPIASSTGTLAHHQMLPIGESGSVPNVPIGHSFSMSSMSVGQSGGGPVGQTFLQPITMVPQVSPSLPQQYFQSQTFSSDATPHGSLAPSQSYIPPVSLQAPINVLTTSMSVRDPAGLEGSIVPLAQETQPPATPMQLTDIIPQPAPQQTQPVMIPQQTIVQQQQIGMDPQTSTFQQQPQQQMEAQATQLEQPVSATKPTTEHHPQSLSAISVQKHLHEPQQQIYVQQPVPPVHTTPQQQVLPTQPGMEQRAMSLPQPGEQPQTYKQQPTGDPREQTMIQPHLQQQFQQTLLQQQQLIEQHHTYVQQQLEQQQQKALLQQQQQQQAQLQQHQLEQQQALIHKQLLDQQQQQALIQQQQEQQQGLVQQQQPQQALLQHQLEPPLQQPQQSQLYQQIGIQKEPEKLQQSGQHHQQIVSQQQPQQTQQQKEQLQQQALLRQMEQQQQQALIQQHLQQQAILQHHQLQQKAQLKQQQHEQQQVQLKHQIEQQQQALLQQQFEQQRQQQVLLQQQQAERLQQQALIQQQIQEQQQQAAIIQLQQIEKQEAVPIPQSNSEQQIQQQPTDIQHVCIPKLNTTTFTPHTTLTQQQVMEQKQQGALIQQQQAFVAQTQHHSSVMEPIIPVGAPPGNEVIQHQTQIVSQAQVPMAVQTTHIPVQTLAVVPAQVLTQQEQSEAHPQNQVPVQFIAQSAVQAAQAIVEAQGTPPVAVIQGQTHIIQTQQIPLQTSYPGPATLTQSQVTAQPLIQTQPLHLTIGQSQVPHVQGPTVDIQMMGQQSLATVQPPAAITSIPSQIQHETLVQQPGLMQPQLQQHTQGQPPSHMHAQATAGLFPPQYVPQPTHQAMPSVQQDITPITQQQQQQEPVLQYQQIILSPSSTGSVGTTTESLSSAVDPANFVVTPHPVQQTGQAYGPGQTTLHPVVQAQQQPLGGTADPSVIQSISQPPMPQSAVQYQQQLQLSQAQQPLAPPSQQAQLLAQPIPTPIQQPLPIKQALIALNESQLPSQCPPASHLATHPSAQIGPSNVAESQSHNRTLPLYSHLVAGAPPSPQHQAKQMLPAHTQTSFQVQTHSQMQTQTQPHSHTQTHTETPIAEQPVQPHAVFPAQKMPLSPSHTSCPPTSLPSLPFLLSHHPPVAPVPELPTSPPEAQVTLPRQADFIPTSPPPVTTLQLLESNAPKLPQASLQDCDLSLLGIVQDGPYLSSTEHHSSSGSVPANGEETLQLLANGKFEKLKTQRRASCQRPEKVSHQFQLSMLQVSGSGDNMVECQLETHTNKMVTFKFDIEGDAPEDIAEYMVEEDFVLDVEKEKFVEQLRAIVKKAHEILQTHSQTGSTDQLHVSTPTSSSVGRWRFFINQTIRHRDSLSGQGAGTPPPTAEMRIPQSTVRSELYPAVENEASQSLESLTRMAPPPCPTLSATSPSISTVSAPASIASSATAAPAPHTTASESISAPASTLEASVPVTASSGIDLPVLTSASVNQMSSVPSSIAIPAAAANLPTLSTAPIVVSSTPTTIIHDVLSSPGSSGCYNVGQIIGDTVTTAPRLYVPAVDQSSTSFHSPPAAAVTSSVVSQLDMEQQQTLTQVAKPAPQQPQQQPQLQAIQLEQQVQQMQQTTPQQQPLLQHQVYQEQIQLQQERALQQSLQQLQHQQLMQQQIPLQQQLTDMQAVPLLGHTELLQQSVPLQQFLPSMPVQQTQQPLLQQQTPQYTPQLLQQPQLQQLPQQVMAPQAAAVPQQQAHIDHQQLNLQQTIHLQQQQMVQQQLQQQQPQLFMGAVALKPDQSQMLPLSISQQFLQQQAQLNVSAVLQQQIPQQTQIPAELPQQHIQSQKQLQHTEQQQEVVKAMDTPKKKQQFVLQKQSSLQMSESEVSTGETSFTEDTCSYSTPFHPSSDSSMPPLQLGIAEGPVPALSLTMTPSPAQPSSVAESDSEGPPKIEFVDNRIKTLDEKLRNLLYQEYSSGAAPAGGAASGPTSAASTSAGGDESSEPQSLHHMSFPPPASSSDTSPHSSSSSSSSTSSRSSSTSPDPERDGRGEKASSEVPSFVEMAPVEQQPGPSLPSTSASSTPPTSLLPPNDDESTGPQRPPVPGEPTILAVPPHSDTSTTGDASWPPNQHPIPLRHGQQKHNAGGGYFGLNLTCPSIRNPVSKKSWTRKFKNWACKLRHSASLFKKPRVQQDGCSSSQALREEKEAPPLNPPHSRKGRFHVTPVPQSSPPKAVPSGHGSTHRKVGRFSVTQAETKKQDRQTDSSPVSPDLERERRRSRAKEGEKDESKRTPAMAHLPRGHGHSHSPLGSSDDDDDECELEDEDLRKELHKLREKHIKEVVSLQSQQNRELQELYRQLRSLKDQRQSLPASLSRTPPLPMGPPVLSPRRPRPAKIKIRPRPHSHMDNNGVTHSGIQQSSSFSGGEQSRLPLNCNPEHCTSLPAKRDHSPLRKSTFTDELHKLVDNWTKETAGPAPPKPSLNQIKQIQQVQELGGWSQPTEVAPPGWFPVASLNPQAPPTPASLPVAAPSQYPGGGSLSTLHSPGPPPQTHMAQVPPMQQSLHLHQSLPLQQMTYQQSPLCQQIPQPRMQTAIQSQSQPQTQPITQLPHSPPQSQPLLPSQMPTYSVSTAVSMLPGSGTTAPTDSTAATGGTFCSCSSPSSTTSSSCSTVALPSSAKIHPTPPTSTLPLGQK, encoded by the exons GATCGCAAGCTGACCAAGGCGGAGCAGCAACGCTTCAAGGAGGAGGCAGAGATGCTGAAGGGGCTCCAGCACCCCAACATCGTCCGCTTCTATGATTCCTGGGAGTCTGTGCTCCGTGGCAAGAAGTGCATTGTCCTGGTCACTGAACTCATGACTTCAGGAACACTCAAAAC TTACCTGAAGCGCTTTAAGGTGATGAAACCCAAGGTCTTGAGGAGCTGGTGTCGGCAAATCCTGAAGGGGCTTCACTTCCTTCACACCAGGACTCCTCCAATAGTCCATCGGGACCTGAAGTGTGACAACATCTTCATAACAGGCCCCACAGGCTCGGTCAAGATAGGTGACCTGGGACTGGCCACTCTTATGAGGACCTCCTTTGCCAAGAGTGTCATAG GAACCCCGGAGTTTATGGCTCCAGAGATGTATGAGGAGCACTATGATGAGTCTGTTGATGTCTACGCCTTCGGGATGTGCATGCTGGAGATGGCCACTTCAGAATACCCCTACTCTGAGTGCCAAAATGCTGCTCAGATCTATCGCAAAGTCACAAGT GGTATAAAGCCAGCCAGCTTTGATAAAGTGAATGACCCAGAGATCAAAGAGATCATTGAATGCTGCATTCGTCAGAACAAGAGCCAGAG ACTCTCCATCCGAGACCTCCTGAACCATGCATTCTTTGGGGAGGACACAGGGGTGCGGGTGGAGCTGGCAGAGGAGGACACAGGCACCCAGGACTGTCTGGCTCTCCGGATTTGGGTTGAAGATCCCAAGAAGCTAAAGGGGAAGCACAAAGACAACGAAGCCATCGAGTTCAGCTATGACCTGGAGAATGATAGCGCTGAGGAAGTGGCTCTAGAGATG gtAAAGTCAGGATTCTTCCATGAGAGTGATGCGAAGGTGGTGGGAAAATCCATCCGGGACCGAGTAAATCTGATCAAAAAGTCACGGGAGCGtcgacagcagcagcagctcctccagcagcagcagggcttCGAAGAAAGAAGAGACTCCACTCTCACCTCCTACACCTTATCTCATCCATCCTGCCCATCCTCACTGGGGCCAGGGGCAGCTGgacagacaggaggaggaggagggcaggAGTCTGAAGAGCCACCTGAGGTGGACCAGCATGTCCGACAGCAACCCATTTTCAGTGGGACAAACCTTAGTTTGCCAG AAGGTGAGAGCATTGGGTCTGCCAGCTGTGAATCCTATGCAAGCGGACAGAGCCAGGCGTACTGTCAGCAAGGGCAATCCTACACCCACTCCCAGACTGCTCTCCCCCCTATAGCATCT AGCACTGGCACATTGGCTCATCATCAAATGCTCCCAATTGGTGAGAGTGGAAGTGTTCCAAATGTGCCTATTGGTCATAGTTTTAGTATGTCCAGCATGTCCGTAGGCCAAAGTGGAGGAGGACCTGTTGGTCAGACATTTCTTCAGCCCATTACCATGGTTCCACAGGTATCACCAAGTCTCCCTCAACAATATTTTCAG TCACAAACATTCTCATCAGATGCCACTCCCCATGGGTCATTGGCCCCCTCACAGTCATACATACCCCCTGTTTCACTACAAGCACCCATTAATGTTCTCACTACATCCATGTCAGTCAGGGATCCTGCTGGACTAGAGGGGAGCATTGTGCCCCTCGCTCAGGAGACCCAACCCCCTGCCACTCCCATGCAGCTCACTGACATCATTCCCCAGCCAGCACCCCAGCAAACACAGCCTGTCATGATCCCTCAGCAGACTATTGTCCAACAACAACAGATAGGGATGGATCCCCAGACCTCCACCTTTCAGCAGCAGCCGCAACAGCAAATGGAGGCCCAGGCCACTCAGCTCGAACAACCAGTTAGTGCCACTAAGCCAACAACGGAACATCATCCACAGAGTCTTTCAGCTATTTCTGTCCAGAAACATCTACATGAGCCTCAGCAGCAGATCTATGTACAGCAGCCTGTTCCTCCTGTCCACACAACTCCTCAGCAGCAAGTATTACCTACACAACCAGGTATGGAGCAGCGAGCTATGTCATTACCACAGCCAGGGGAGCAACCTCAGACTTACAAACAGCAACCAACAGGGGATCCTCGTGAACAGACTATGATACAACCACATCTGCAACAACAGTTTCAGCAAACTCTGTTACAACAGCAACAACTGATTGAGCAACATCATACGTACGTCCAGCAACAGCTtgaacagcaacaacaaaaagcactgcttcaacagcagcaacaacaacaggcCCAACTACAACAACATCAACTGGAGCAGCAGCAAGCACTTATACACAAGCAATTGTTGgatcaacaacagcagcaagcTCTTATTCAACAGCAACAAGAGCAGCAGCAAGGTCTTgtacaacaacagcaaccacaaCAAGCACTTTTACAACATCAGTTAGAGCCTCCTTTACAGCAACCACAGCAGAGTCAGTTATATCAACAAATTGGAATACAAAAAGAACCAGAGAAGCTACAGCAAAGTGGACAACACCATCAACAAATTGTATCACAGCAGCAACCCCAGCAGACACAACAGCAAAAGGAACAATTGCAGCAGCAAGCCTTACTCCGACAAAtggaacaacaacagcaacaagcACTGATACAACAGCATCTGCAACAGCAGGCTATCTTACAACACCATCAGCTACAACAGAAAGCACAGCTAAAGCAACAGCAACATGAGCAGCAACAAGTGCAACTCAAACATCAgatagagcagcagcagcaagctcTGTTGCAACAACAGTTTGAGCAACAGCGTCAGCAACAAGTCctgttacaacaacaacaagcagaGAGATTACAGCAACAGGCTCTGATACAGCAACAAATtcaagagcagcagcagcaagcagCCATCATTCAACTTCAGCAAATTGAGAAGCAAGAGGCTGTCCCTATTCCACAAAGTAACAGTGAGCAGCAGATTCAGCAGCAACCAACTGATATACAGCATGTGTGTATCCCAAAACTAAACACTACTACGTTCACACCTCATACCACTCTCACACAGCAGCAAGTGATGGAGCAAAAGCAGCAAGGAGCATTGATCCAGCAGCAGCAAGCATTTGTTGCCCAGACGCAGCATCACAGCTCTGTGATGGAACCTATTATCCCAGTAGGAGCTCCACCCGGTAATGAGGTGATTCAGCACCAAACTCAAATTGTCTCACAGGCCCAGGTCCCCATGGCCGTTCAGACTACACACATCCCTGTCCAGACATTAGCTGTTGTCCCAGCTCAAGTCCTTACACAGCAAGAACAAAGTGAGGCTCATCCTCAGAACCAGGTCCCAGTCCAATTTATAGCCCAGTCCGCAGTCCAAGCAGCTCAGGCTATAGTGGAGGCCCAAGGAACTCCTCCTGTGGCAGTGATCCAGGGACAGACTCACATCATCCAGACCCAGCAAATTCCTTTACAGACTAGTTACCCAGGACCTGCCACTCTCACACAGAGCCAGGTAACTGCTCAGCCATTGATCCAGACTCAGCCTCTGCACCTGACAATTGGTCAGTCCCAGGTACCACATGTTCAAGGCCCAACTGTGGACATTCAGATGATGGGCCAACAAAGCCTAGCTACTGTCCAGCCTCCAGCTGCAATTACCTCAATTCCAAGTCAGATCCAACATGAGACTCTTGTTCAGCAGCCAGGACTCATGCAGCCCCAGCTCCAGCAACATACTCAAGGCCAGCCACCTAGTCACATGCATGCTCAGGCTACTGCTGGCCTTTTCCCCCCTCAGTATGTCCCTCAGCCTACCCACCAAGCCATGCCATCTGTACAACAGGATATAACTCCTATtacacaacagcagcagcaacaagagCCAGTACTGCAATATCAGCAGATTATTCTGTCTCCTAGCTCCACTGGAAGTGTTGGAACTACAACAGAAAGTCTCAGTTCTGCAGTTGACCCTGCAAACTTTGTTGTTACTCCTCATCCTGTGCAGCAGACTGGGCAAGCCTATGGTCCAGGCCAAACAACCCTACATCCAGTTGTTCAGGCCCAGCAGCAGCCCCTAGGAGGCACTGCTGACCCTTCAGTTATTCAGTCTATCTCCCAGCCTCCTATGCCTCAGTCTGCAGTGCAATACCAGCAACAGCTACAGCTTTCTCAAGCGCAGCAACCACTAGCTCCACCTTCTCAGCAGGCCCAGTTATTGGCACAGCCCATCCCAACTCCCATCCAGCAACCTCTTCCTATAAAGCAGGCTTTGATAGCCCTCAACGAGAGTCAGTTGCCCTCACAGTGCCCACCTGCTTCACATCTGGCGACCCATCCTTCTGCACAGATAGGCCCCAGTAATGTTGCAGAGTCTCAGTCTCACAACAGGACTCTGCCCCTCTATAGTCATCTAGTGGCAGGCGCCCCTCCGTCTCCGCAGCACCAAGCCAAGCAGATGCTGCCAGCTCACACACAAACCAGCTTTCAGGTCCAAACACACTCCcaaatgcagacacagacacaacctCATtctcacactcagacacacactgagacacctaTTGCTGAACAGCCTGTTCAACCCCATGCTGTTTTTCCTGCACAAAAAATGCCCCTCAGCCCCTCTCATACCTCATGTCCCCCAACATCACTACCATCTCTCCCATTCCTACTATCCCATCATCCTCCTGTTGCCCCTGTGCCAGAGCTGCCTACATCTCCGCCAGAGGCCCAGGTAACCTTACCAAGGCAGGCCGACTTTATACCCACCTCCCCTCCGCCTGTTACTACTCTACAATTGCTTGAATCTAATGCCCCCAAACTGCCCCAAGCCTCGCTGCAAGACTGTGACCTTTCCCTGCTGGGCATTGTTCAG GATGGTCCGTACCTGTCAAGTACAGAACATCATTCATCATCAGG GTCTGTTCCAGCTAATGGAGAAGAAACTCTTCAGCTCTTGGCCAATGGGAAGTTTGAGAAGTTAAAGACTCAAAGACGAGCTTCCTGCCAGAGGCCTGAGAAAGTTTCACATCAGTTTCAACTGAGTATGCTCCAG GTGTCAGGCAGTGGGGACAATATGGTGGAATGCCAGTTGGAAACCCATACCAACAAGATGGTGACATTTAAATTTGACATTGAAGGGGATGCACCAGAGGACATAGCAGAGTACATG GTGGAGGAGGACTTTGTCCTTGATGTGGAGAAAGAGAAATTTGTTGAGCAGCTTAGAGCCATAGTTAAGAAAGCTCATGAAATTCTTCAAACACATTCACAG ACTGGATCAACTGACCAGTTGCATGTGAGCACTCCCACTAGTTCTTCAG TGGGACGCTGGCGCTTCTTTATCAACCAGACCATCCGCCATAGAGATTCTCTATCCGGTCAAGGAGCAGGCACGCCACCACCCACTGCAGAGATGAGGATACCTCAGTCTACAGTGAGAAGTGAGCTCTACCCAG CTGTAGAAAATGAAGCATCCCAGAGTCTGGAGTCCTTGACTAGAATGGCCCCTCCCCCCTGCCCCACCCTTTCTGCCACCTCCCCTTCAATCTCCACTGTCTCAGCCCCTGCCTCCATCGCCTCCTCAGCCACTGCTGCTCCGGCTCCTCACACAACTGCCTCTGAAAGCATCTCGGCACCAGCCTCCACTCTTGAAGCCTCTGTCCCTGTCACTGCTTCAAGTGGTATTGATCTGCCAGTCCTCACCTCAGCTTCTGTTAACCAAATGTCCAGTGTTCCCTCATCCATAGCaatacctgctgctgctgctaacctCCCCACCTTGTCTACTGCTCCTATTGTTGTGTCTTCCACACCCACTACCATTATCCATGatgttctctcctctcctggAAGCAGTGGTTGCTACAATGTTGGTCAAATTATAGGGGATACAGTGACAACTGCTCCGAGGTTATATGTGCCTGCAGTGGACCAGTCTTCAACCTCTTTTCATTcccctcctgctgctgcagtgaCCTCTTCTGTGGTAAGCCAACTTGACatggagcagcagcagacactcACTCAGGTGGCCAAGCCAGCCCCACAACAgccacaacaacaaccacagctacaGGCAATACAGCTTGAACAACAGGTACAGCAGATGCAGCAGACAACGCCACAGCAACAACCGCTATTACAACATCAAGTGTACCAAGAACAAATTCAGCTGCAGCAGGAACGAGCACTACAACAATCTCTACAGCAGTTACAACATCAGCAACTAATGCAGCAACAAATTCCACTTCAACAACAGCTCACTGACATGCAGGCAGTGCCTCTTTTGGGTCATACAGAGTTGTTACAACAGTCTGTGCCTCTGCAGCAATTTCTGCCATCAATGCCTGTACAACAGACCCAACAACCCCTTCTTCAACAGCAAACACCACAGTATACCCCACAGTTGCTGCAACAGCCTCAGTTACAACAGTTACCACAGCAGGTTATGGCACCCCAAGCTGCTGCAGTGCCTCAACAGCAGGCCCACATTGATCACCAACAGTTAAACCTACAACAGACAATACACTTACAGCAACAGCAAATGGTGCAACAAcagctacagcagcagcaacctCAGCTTTTTATGGGTGCTGTGGCTTTAAAGCCAGATCAAAGCCAAATGCTGCCCCTGTCAATTAGTCAACAGTTTCTTCAACAACAGGCACAGTTAAATGTTAGCGCTGTACTGCAACAGCAGATTCCACAACAAACCCAAATCCCCGCTGAGCTGCCACAACAACATATACAGTCACAGAAACAGCTGCAACACACTGAGCAGCAACAAGAGGTGGTTAAAGCCATGGACACACCCAAGAAAAAGCAGCAGTTTGTGCTGCAGAAGCAGTCCTCTTTACAGATGTCCGAGTCAGAGGTGTCCACAGGAGAGACAAGTTTCACAGAGGACACATGCAGCTACTCTACCCCTTTTCACCCTTCCTCTGACTCCTCTATGCCTCCTCTCCAGCTAGGCATTGCTGAAGGCCCCGTACCCGCTCTCTCCCTTACAATGACACCTTCCCCTGCTCAGCCTTCCTCTGTGGCCGAGTCAGACAGTGAAGGCCCTCCCAAAATTGAATTTGTAGACAACCGCATAAAGACATTGGATGAAAAGCTGAGGAACTTGTTGTATCAGGAGTACAGCAGCGGGGCAGCACCGGCCGGGGGAGCGGCCTCTGGTCCTACATCAGCTGCCTCCACATCAGCAGGAGGAGACGAGTCATCTGAGCCACAGTCGCTCCACCACATGTCTTTCCCCCCACCTGCTTCCTCCTCAGATACTTCCCCTcactcctcatcctcctcttcctcctccacctcctcacgTTCCTCCTCTACCTCTCCTGACCCAGAGAGGGATGGCAGAGGAGAGAAAGCTTCCTCAGAAGTGCCCAGCTTTGTGGAGATGGCCCCGGTCGAGCAACAGCCTGGCCCATCTCTCCCCTCCACCTCTGCCTCGTCCACCCCGCCTACCTCTCTTCTGCCTCCCAATGACGATGAATCTACTGGTCCCCAGCGTCCACCTGTACCAGGAGAACCAACCATTCTT GCTGTACCCCCACACTCTGACACCAGTACCACTGGAGACGCATCGTGGCCCCCCAATCAGCACCCGATCCCCCTCCGGCATGGACAGCAGAAGCACAATGCAGGAGGTGGATATTTTGGCCTAAACCTGACATGTCCTAGTATCAGAAATCCTGTTAGCAAGAAATCCTGGACTCGCAAATTCAAAAACTGGGCGTGCAAACTGCGCCACTCCGCCAGCTTGTTCAAGAAGCCCAGAGTCCAGCAAG ATGGGTGCTCCAGCAGTCAGGCACttagagaggagaaggaggcgCCACCCCTAAATCCACCTCATTCCCGCAAAGGAAGATTTCAT GTAACTCCAGTGCCCCAGTCCTCTCCCCCGAAGGCTGTGCCATCAGGCCATGGCAGCACTCACAGGAAAGTCGGACGCTTCTCTGTAACCCAGGCTGAGACTAAGAAACAGGATAGGCAGACTGACAGCTCCCCGGTGTCTCCTGATTTGGAGAGGGAAAGGAGAAGATCTCGTgcaaaggagggagagaaagatgaAAGTAAAAGGACCCCAGCAATGGCTCACCTGCCTCGGGGTCATGGGCACAGCCACTCACCTCTGGGCAGcagcgatgatgatgatgatgagtgtGAGCTGGAGGATGAAGACCTGAGAAAAGAACTACACAAGCTCAGAGAGAA GCACATCAAAGAGGTGGTATCCCTTCAGTCCCAGCAGAACAGAGAGCTACAGGAGCTGTACAGACAGCTTCGTTCCCTCAAAGACCAAAGGCAGAGTCTGCCTGCCTCCCTGTCTCGAACCCCTCCTCTTCCCATGGGACCTCCTGTACTCTCTCCTCGTAGGCCCAGGCCAGCCAAAATCAAGATCCGGCCCCGGCCTCACTCTCACATGGATAACAATGGAGTTACGCACTCTG GGATTCAGCAGTCAAGTAGTTTCTCAGGTGGTGAACAGAGTAGACTGCCTCTAAACTGCAACCCAGAACACTGCACTTCACTGCCTGCTAAAAGAG ATCACAGTCCTCTAAGAAAAAGCACATTCACAGATGAACTGCACAAACTCGTTGATAATTGGACGAAGGAGACGGCGGGCCCTGCCCCGCCCAAGCCTTCGCTGAATCAAATCAAGCAGATTCAGCAGGTGCAGGAGTTGGGAGGCTGGAGCCAGCCGACGGAG GTGGCTCCACCAGGTTGGTTTCCAGTGGCATCACTGAACCCCCAGGCACCCCCGACCCCTGCCAGCTTGCCTGTGGCAGCCCCTTCCCAATACCCAGGTGGAGGAAGCCTGTCCACCCTGCACTCTCCGGGACCACCACCACAAACGCACATGGCTCAAGTGCCACCAATGCAGCAAAGTTTACACCTCCATCAGTCTCTCCCCCTCCAGCAGATGACCTATCAGCAGTCCCCACTCTGTCAGCAGATACCACAGCCCCGGATGCAAACTGCCATACAGTCCCAGTCACAACCACAGACACAACCCATCACCCAGCTGCCCCACTCACCACCTCAAAGCCAACCACTACTGCCTTCCCAAATGCCCACATATTCAGTGTCCACAGCTGTGTCAATGCTGCCTGGCAGTGGCACCACTGCACCCACAGATAGCACTGCTGCTACTGGGGGGACATTTTGCTCCTGTTCCTCACCCTCCTCAACCACTTCCTCCTCTTGCTCTACTGTTGCTCTACCTTCCAGTGCCAAAATTCACCCAACACCCCCTACCTCTACTCTTCCTCTGGGACAGAAATGA